Genomic segment of Sebastes umbrosus isolate fSebUmb1 chromosome 19, fSebUmb1.pri, whole genome shotgun sequence:
gccatgattgTAGTCCTCATTAGATTACTATGGTGTCTCACAACTCCATCAGTTTGGATAAATTCACTGACTGGAGGCACACTCTCAAAGTCACATGCACTCAACATTTTACCCCACAAGAATGAGACATACTTCAGTCTGCATGTCCTGCCTTTGGTACATGTGTTGTGACTTCTGCGCATAAATAATCGCTTTCTTTGGAAACCATGAGGTCTGCGACGTCATACCAAACATAGCAGCATAAACTAAACCACAACCTGAGAAGTGTGGATGTTTTACTAGACTGGCATGTGTGATGGCCCGAGGTACAATGGTACAGCAAAGGAATTATAAACAGAACTACAAATTATACACAATAActaaagttaaaggtgctattgataacattcagacACTATATGCCATATTCTCCCTCTCCCattcattgcatttacttcaaaacaagtggttgccagttcaATGTATAACCTACATATGTTATGGTTAAGTGGAGTGAGacgcagacagacagtcatgtcaagtgatgacTCTTTCGTGGTAGAGTAAAAGTCGAACAAGTCAATCGCCGATGACaaagagataccacgtgataccaacacTGTTATAATATtcgctcacaagccttgttaaaAGTGAGAACCAAATGTCAGCTATCTTCCACgcatataaacaaaacatacattttttttgaggAAAATGCTATACTTTCATTCGGAACCTttttaaaagctctgtggatgtattattattttttaaatgattcgtCTACAGAAAAGATGTTATCAAGATaacctttaaaataaagtttattgtcATAAACTGAAATGATAAAAGCAGAATTTGATCAAAACGTAAAAAGCTAAAACTATCTTGACTACTAAtcacactaaaataaagtatttttctgTATGTGGAAAATGCAGAAAGGTAATGCATTTTGAAGTGCTCCCAATTATTGGAACAATGtaacatatataaaacatatatatattgcttATATTGCACAATAATCCATTTCAAATACACAACAGAAAACATACTGAATCTAGATAGTTGTACCTTTGTGGAATTGCTGCCTTCACCTGACTAAAGTTAATACCAAGAGTAAAATAACTGTCcatgaaaactaactaaaactagcaTTTAGGGATTCCGTACCGAGCGAAAAAGTCCTGCTGGTTTTCATTTCAGATGTCTAGTAAGACTCTGATTTACAGCCGGGGCACCTGGTGCAAGGGTGCAGCTATGAATTATAGGCCAATTTACGGGACACCGGTGACACTCCAATTTCCTTTTATTCCCATAGCATCCCATGTGTTTATTGAAAAACGGCTACACATGTCTTAGTAGTTTAATTTACCGATCAATTAACTTACAGGTTTTTGACAGCAGTTCTTGGCACTGATAACCAAATGTGAACTGGCTGTCCTTCATTCAAAATCTGTCTAGGAAGGACAACTTTTACTCTGAACAAGGAACGTTTTATTCCCACTTGTTCCAGTTTGTCCCTGACATCCTGACTTTTGTGATTATTATGTAAATTTGAAACCAATCCTGTAATAGGGTGAACTCAAAGGGGTGCACCAGCAATTTATTGCATTTCCATAAAGTTGGAAGACTCAGAAGAGATATGTCTGAAGCAGAAAGTTCCGTCCAGAAAACTACTTTTTTGACAGTAGTCAGAAGTATTCTTCCTCGTTTTTGACACCTCACTACTTCAACACCATTCAACGCAGAAACTTTGTTCGAACTTCAAAATGTTCAGCTCATTGAGGACATTTTCAGAattacttttaatgtttttattttttcatttattccaaaatattttgatttttttgtaagGTAATTTCCCCCACACTACACTATTTTTTCACCAAAACAAAGGGAAGTTGGTCCTTTTTCAAATAATCAAACTATCTAAGGCTGTGGACACACCAAGTCGACATCAAAGAATTGGCGGCGACAAAGtcttgtcttggccaaaaagttgcaatcgaacacaccgcaaagactacagccgactaccatgtacgttctgcgcctgcgtgagaggaaataactctccacaccagcaggcggcgctGGTCTGTAtccgtcattcaaaaagggaaaccggaataCTTgagactgcggatatacaagccgttgttatgatacgtagatgaaacaaagcggcatctgccgaccattttcacaccactcagcatcattccagatgttcatgtcgctgtgaaaatatccgtgtgttggaatgatcggatgagatgaagatgacaaatgagaagagccttctgtgtgtgtcctcttgactttatgcgttggcttgctttcctcacttccgtttctcttctcgtgcactgattcgtttaagctgaactgCCAATCAgggtgatttctctcactgacgagcTCCGCccccaattcaacatgctgaatcggcccaAAAAACTCGCCGAAAAAACTAggcccaaactgtccgacggctgaccgtcagcttggtgtgtcaggacctttagACATCAACTGTTTTGCCCTTATTAAGACACCTCAACTCCTTCTCCATACACTAAAATACTAATTTCAACACCTTTCATTAGTTACACTATATTTTGCACCCTTTATCCCTCTCCTACTAATACAACTCATCATGCTCCGTTCAGCTGCTCCTCCGTATAAAGTTAAGCCAGCGAAGCTCCCAGCCATCCACCAAGCAATACAGTCCAGCTTCCAGCTCTTCAAGCAATGCTGTTAAGCTGATACGTGAAGCAATACAGCTCAGTGTTAGCTTTTCGGCAGCCAGCAATCGCACCACAGTTTCTTCAGAAATTGCATTCTCTAGTATAGTATAAATAAACTTTGCCGTTGTACTGAGAACTGAGGAAGTTGCATCTGTCCTGTGAGTCAGTATGAATGCTGGAAACAGGGACATGAACTCTAGACGGTTAAACCAAAAGAGAACGCTTTAAGGATCCACTGGTAGGTAGGGCAACAAACTGGGAGCAGTGGTTCTGACTATGCTTATGTAGGTATGAGAGCGCCTCTATGTGGTGGTTTCACAACACAGCAGCCTTCAGATCTCGCATGggcctcctcctctttcccccTCACGCCTGTCCTCTGTTCTCCCGCTGCCTGTCTCAGTATGAAGTCCTCCAACACAACTCAGAAAAACTAAAacgggaagaagaagaacgggGATTGGGCTTTTTACAAAGGAACTCTACTTTAGTGTTTATTACTCTGAATGAGTGTGGGTGACTGGGGGACGCCTGGCAGTTACAGTTTGTGACACTGCTTCTCCCACTTCTGATGTTCCTCTTTCTCCTGTATTTCTGTCAAGTACTCTTTGTTCCTACCTCCCCTTggcattttcactgtttttctttttttggtttggtttggttctttttgtatttgaatCAATATTTACTGTTTAGACTGTTGCTGAACCTCTCTGTGATatcaaaatgaaagaaaaataacaaaaaaaacaccaagtgTCTTAAAATATTGTATCGCCATCGTTTTTAATGCCAAGTACTACTTGTAAATGTTTGTGTATCAAATGTGGCCTCAAATGAAACTgaactatattattattatgattattatttgagCAATTATTTTAAACAAGTGCTGTAGACCACTGCTGTGAAAGTAGTCGATTCTGTTCATTGATATGTAATAAATATTTATGAAATTTGAactgtttggctttttttttctcaattttttGAAATGTTGAACATTGTAGGACTACCAACAGAGTCGTTAAATAATTTTTGGAATAATCAGTTCCCTGCAGTGCACCCGGCCCGAGTTGCTGTTTAGGTGTGAGCAGCTCAAGCAGGCCGATGTTTTGAACAAATGTTACACAGCCAGTGTCTGAGGTGTCTGGAGGGGTGTTGGATGCATCAAGGCACCAAACACAATGTTCTATCAcacaatcacctgaaaatacaaattgttgtgttttcatagCCAAGAACTAACAgcgtttttgcgtcagccacagtagttctctgacacgcctggcacacgggagaagtttcagtctGCAGtgtcaccactagatgtcgtcagattctacacactgcacctttaagtaaaggatctgaatacctCTTCCAccactcattctctctctctttctctctctctctctctctctcactctctctttattGAATAAGGCGAGTCTGAGCAATAGACCATCCCAGCCAACATAAACTGATCTCTAGACGGGGAACAGCCAGGGGCAATGAAAACAGAGCTTTTGTAACACTACTCTGGCATGAAAAAAACCAATAAAAACTGAGaaagttacatttttatagAGCAATACATTTCCGGTTACTCAACACATTAGATCACATCATGGTCTgtgatttctgtgtgtgtgactcaggcCTCGCAGCTCATTAACCGGTGAGTCCATAACGGCAAAGAGAGGAAAAGTTAGGCGTACTGTATATAGGAAAGAGGTTTCCTTTCACCCTGAAGGTATAGGCAAGTTGGGGCGACCTCACGGCTGACGCAAACAGGATATAGTCACACCCCTGTGTCCCTGACATGTCATTAGCTTTATGTTTCACCCAGATCATGTATTGCTAAGGCTCATTCACTCAGAGCAAAGGCTTTTCAGTCCTCCCACGCTCTcgggttttttttcttcttttgtttggaATAAAAACTCCATAATCACAAAACATTACACCTGTCATCACTGGAAATGGAATTCATGTTAGGGCTGGGAAAATTTAGTTTTGAGCCAAAGTCACGCGAGCCACACATTTCACTCATGATGCAACAGGTGCTTTGAGGACGTTGACATGCAGACCACACATGCAGTAATTATGTTCATTATGAGTGCACGACTAGGCGCTCTTGCTGTCTGTCAGTACATCTAAGGCCTCCTAGCACCCTCCCGGCCCCTCAGGATATGACAGTGAACACAGCACAGCCGACGGTCTTGCATAATAGGTGGAGGAATGCTGGAGCTTTGCCGCGCACATCTAGatcatttctctctcacacaacaacacacataaaAAAGGGGCCCAGTTCCCTTAACACTAGCACACACTACAGTCTCTGCACGACCAGGCCAAGTCAACCCAATGATCTCTCTATCAAAAgacaattaaaggaacagtgtgtaacattttggccatcagttttctttctctgcaggttggttgcaaccaactgagtacccctcctctcactcttcccttttcaagactgcggtaacgtgagctgccgagtgcaaaaccgtggtaacgccgttcgcctcgctcagaggtcatccataccataataacactactttaggagaagtcagacggcggctggcggtaccgcgGTTTTGCGCTTtgtggctcacgttatcgcagtttcacaagcgtgtcggagaactacggtggccttcaggtaacgtaaaaacacgcAAAAGACAAATGACTCTCTaggtcagtgtttggtttgtccgttctgtactgtagaaacatggagcaacatgacggactccttgaagaggacccgctccctatgtagatatgaagggctcaaaatgaaaacacaactattctggTGGTTATACACGGATAAAAACATCCCCTGAAAGAACACACATTCAAGTAAACTTGGTTGCATATGcaaattgttttattgtcaacaaaaaTGCATCTAGGGGTTAGAAAAAATAACTATACattaaattgaataataaattattaagaCAATAAAAAATAGCATTGAAATATGTTTTCACAGATAAAATTCTTTTGTCATTTGCTTTCTCTTCAGGTTGCAAGATTTATTCTCAGTCCAaactcttttcttcttccttaAAATTGACTTAACTTGAGAGACAGTTTCGCTCAAACAGTAATCAAACTGTGTTTCACTGAGTGGTACTATGAGTCACCATGTCAGGATCCATTATGCTTTTGCTGAACATAGTACGCAAACAAATGTTAACTCAACAGATGGAATATCCACACAGGAAACAGATGAAGCCACGGTAGACACAACGCCACATGAATGGTGGTGTGTAAACACAAAAGGGGGGCAGGTAGGAACATAGAGTGCTAGAAATTCTTCCAACGTGGCTTAACCTACATGTCTATAGCTGTCTGTCAGTGAGTTCTAAATTCCGACAGGTCGTTTTAACAAGACAATAATTAActtaatttgtattttaaatagTACAGTACAGGATGTCAACTTCAAATAACTTTAAAGGCATTCTCACATTTCAACGTTGTAAATAAAATACTGACAAAAATCTCACAAAACCAGCTGTGGTGTCCCACACCTTATATTGCACTCTCACTGACATTCTTGTCTTTTATGTTCTCCCTCCTTGGAGgcctctctgtgtttcctcctcctgctgcttttTCTGACACAGGTCAAAGGTCGACATCTTTCCAGCCAGAACAGCACCTTTAGTTCAGTTCCTCGTTTCTGGATATTTAGGCATACGCTGCGACTGCCATCAGGATCTGCACAGCCATAGAGATAGAAGGTATCTGTGCGACGACGTAGGCCACAGAGCGGGTCGGCGCTTGCAGGGCACACAGGTAGGCAACGCTGTGCAGCACACGACCCATGAAGaagaccaggaagtgaaggcggGCCACAGCCAGCGAGGGTCCAGTCATGGAGTAGATAGCACccaggaagaggaagggaaggATGTTCTCAATGTCGTTAATATGAGCTCTGCAGCAGAGAAAAAGTGATTTAGTCACATGTGTTTCCTGTAATGTTGTGACTCAGCTACCGGTGACGTAGAGTGAAGTGATGATATAGTAGAAAGTACTCCTCACTCAGTTGTTTCAGTGATTCATTCAAATTGTGTATTACTTTGTGCTTTCTTCTGTAATTCGTAATCTGGATTGTGGAAAATCCTTGCTCATCACTGTGGGTCTGTAATGTCTCATTAAGGTGCCGCTTCAGTCTGGACAAGACCATGCATCACAGCAGCAGACGTCTGTGACTTTCTCCTTCTGGCAGCCCAGTCAGACCAGCTACTTATCAGCCACACTATTTCCCCGCTTCCCCTCCACCAACTGGGATCaactttttaataatattattctAGGAAACCTGCCATGTTCACAGTTCTTGCAGAAACAACacgtaaaaaaaagaaaaagatgatgaGCTTCGCAGATTATTTGAAAGCATCATGTTGTTGTAGCAACTCACAACTAAGCCAGATTTTGTCTGGTTTTCCCGTCACAAGTGCATGGGTGTTTCAGAGAAAACAGTAGTAGGAAAAAATGTGCTGTTCTCACTGCTGTCACGGATCATTTTCTGACAAGTTAAAACAAAGTAGTAAAGCATGTCTCCTACAGGCTGCCAGCTCTTATTGAAAatgaaaggaggaaaaaaaagcttttcttaaagggccagtgtgtaggattttgggggatctaattagcagaaatggaatatagtattcataactatgtttccattagtgtataatcacctggaactaagaatcactgtgttttcgttagcttagaatgagtccttcatatctacatagggagcgggtcctcttcacggagtccgccatgtttctaaagtagcccagaacaaaaaaaaaaaaaactctggctctagagagagccttttgcgttttaCGTTATCTgaagaccaccgtagttctccaacacgcttgtgaaacagagtgtaaaaccgtggtaccgccagccgcccactgacttccgttgctcctaaagtagtgttattatggtaaggatgacctctgagcgaggtgaacggcgttaccacggttttgcactggGCGGCTTACGTTATCGCAGTCTTGGAacgggaggagtgagcggagcagttggttgcaatttgcaaccacaccactagatgccactaaatcctacacactgtccctttaaataattaTTGGAAAATTAACAAAATTTTGCATCTGATTATTTGGCGTATGCAGGTACACACAGTGACTGAGTAACAATTATGCAACAGCCTCATGATGCTATCAGTTGAACACTTGCAAGCCATTTCCTGTGTTGGGTAGCTGTACATTACAACCTACGCACTTATAATACCTTTTactggtaacactttacaataagggTATATTAATTAACATTAGTTAATGCATAAATAAGCCTTAATTAACACTTAATTAACAGTAACTAAAGTGTCTAGTAAGCATTTATTAATGGTGTCCATGTTAACTAAGGTATTAATTCATACattatttaaagttttaaaagaCGTTATTAACATCAGTTAATACAGTAATAAGAATGAACTAACAGCAGCTAagccatttcattgagagaaaaactgtttttataaatgtttatttacaaTAATGGTGTATTAATTAACATGAATTAATCATTAATAAGCCTTAATTTTAACAGTTAATTAACAGTAACTAACGTGTGTAATAAGCATTTACTAATGGCGATGGTAACCAAGGTATTAATGTATACATTATTTACTGTTTAAAAAGACATTATTAGCTTTAGTTAATACACTAGTAAGCATTAActaatgttaattaatgtaCCCTTATTGTAAAATGTTAcccttttacttgtaatggagtatttttacattgtggtattactacttttcacttaagtaaaggatgtgaATACTCCCTCCTGGATTCTACAATAATAATCTAGTCAAAAAAAGAactttaaaagtaaacatttctACAATTTAAAAGCATGTCTTGGCCAAACATTGTGCTCTCTTACCTCCGGCATCTTTCCACATATAGATCCTCTCTGTGAAACTGTAAACCTCCATGTCTCAGCGAGTCCTCGGGGTTGGCAAAAGCCttttcagagaagaagaagaaaaaaacactttgcatTAGTGAAAGTTTCCTGACATTATGTTGCTTTTTTGGAACCTTATCGTTCTAAATCAtagtcatgttgctttttttggAACCTTATCGTTCTAAATCAtagtcatgttgctttttttggAACCTTATCGTTCTAAATCATAGTCATGTTGCTGTTTTGGAATCTTATCGTTCTAAATCATAGTCATGTTGCTGTTTTGGAATCTTATCGTTCTAAATCATAGTCATGTTGCTGTTTTGGAACCTTATCGTTCTAAATCATAGTCATGTTGCTGTTTTGGAATCTTATCGTTCTAAATCAtagtcatgttgcttttttggAATCTTATCGTTCTAAATCAtagtcatgttgcttttttggAACCTTATCGTTCTAAATCAtagtcatgttgctttttttggAACCTTATCGTTCTAAATCAtagtcatgttgcttttttggAACCTTATCGTTCTAAATCAtagtcatgttgctttttttggAACCTTATCGTTCTAAATCAtagtcatgttgcttttttttggaACCTTATCGTTCTAAAAATCATATATAGTCACTCACCTTTTTGCGCAGCCTCACTTGTCCCGTTATTATCGCTATGATGTACATTTTGATCACCAGAAGCACGCcgtagaaaacaaaacaggagaaaacTTCATTTTTGATCATGATTGCCAtggtttttgtttgaattatcCAAACTGAGCcgtgaaagaagaagaagaagaagagctctcTGGTGCGTCCGTGCGTAAAGCTGCCAGAAAGTGAGAGTGAGGCAGGAGGAGTGAGCAGCCTGTTTTGTACTTGAAGCTCCCACCCACTTACCAAAGTTATGATGCAAGTAACATGGAAGAAATGGAATGTTTCATTCATAATTCTGTGAATCCCAGAGTGAGTAAAATACACTACGTGCGCTAAATTTGTTCCCTGAGGCTATACATATAAAAGTCACAGGGGCAGttatggaagaagtattcagatcgtGTACTTGGAAGTAGCCTAGCCCTACTACTATTGGGTGATAGTGGACAATATCCTTTTAATTGTAATCTGATTTTAGAGGGAAAATAGCCCATTTATGAGATTGTTTTAAgggctttaattttgaaattctaCATCAGAATGTCCTGACACTGTCTGAGTGATACTTTAAGGTGGTgtacttttattctgaagtgaAATTAGTCTTTGATAGTGGACTGTTTCCTTTTTTCAATTCTATCTATCCTAAGTGAAATTAGGTACTtagtagaaacatggaggtgcCGAGTGTGAGGtggtatatactgtaatttagaAGTTAGATCagtctttggaaatgtattctttaaTATTAAGTGTGACAAAGTATTTACACAATTGGAATAATATTTTTCTCTGAACTACATTTTGGAGgcggttgtttttcttttaaattatcattcatttcatttagtatttcatatgtattcattttatatgtttaattattcattcaCTGACCTCTTGAATGAATCTGAATGGCCCATCACGTTCATCAGaatggtgcttttattttgaaggcctatcacgttcatcagaaccgtgcttttatttttgagtcagttgttttgttgtgtagACCTAACGTTACTTAGTAGACTGTTTTTAAAAGTGCTACTTTTTCTGAAGTCATTTTAGGTTTATTATGGTTAAcattattgtttaaaaaaaaaagaagaaaaaaaaaaggttacatAGGCTAtatgttaattgttaattagCGTTAATTAGATAATCGTTAATGAGCTAATTGTTGATTGTTGATTTGCACGCTCTGACATGCTAATTGCTAAATTGCTCTTCAGTGAGGTGTGTGACGTCTTTCTGACGTTTGTGGCTGTTTATATTGAACAGAGAGGCCAAGTGGACTGGTTCTACTATAATGACcttcagacaggtgagtacaacaacaacaaactcagTCATTGTTGTAAACAAGTGTGTCCACACTTGCCAGCTCTCTTTTTACTcccttaatgtgtgtgtgtttgtggctacAGGCAGTCAACATGGAGTTAATATTGTTTAAATACATCTCTGTGCTGCCTGCTTTGATGATGTTTTAGCTGCTATGTGGCTTAATAATGCTTGTTCCATGGTGTCCATAGACTTTTTATTCATTGGCTGTCTTTGTGTGTAATTGTCTGCCTCTTTTCTGGTTAATTCTTGTGTAATTGATAATCAGTAATGTATCatatatagaaaatatatatatattgttggtTTGGACACAAGGTCCTCTGTGATGTGTATACATAGGCCAGTGGTTCCTAAACCTTTTCccatcaaggacccctaaactgacaaaAAGAGACCGTGGACTCACCCAGGGTATAAATTGAAAAGTAATATGGTAATATTGTAAATTATATTGAAAaagtgtggcagctgccaattctctggtgcttgctgttgtttcccttttccctggtgtttttttggttgagttgctgagtgattagagggttattcagttcacctgttgcgcagggtgtggggactggctcttaaatgatagttgagagcagcttggtgcattcccctcttggccaatcagggtgtaacgacgccctttctgtagggcttaaaagaggagggaaactgcacacccagtgtcattctgatctctccttcactcaatgcaacatgtgttatcagctttatcagaaactctggtctgttttgggcccttttgggattctgtgatctttgtgttttgtttgttgagagtgttgaccctcctagttggggaaacaagttaagtgccaaccaattgggttacctgcactgggacgtttaggtactatttgtgcaacgatctggcttgccttacaatagcctaacgcctgcaggctgtatttttgtattctattcatttgttgattttcaatgaaaacctttatacccatttcttttagtgtattttatttgggaaaactttaaaggagggtaaaaggaaaagcaaaaccaatatttcagtttccttaattgtttgttattatagaggcatttgttcattattgaagaggcatttgttcattattattattaagaaggcattttattttatattattatgtggatgggaactgtttttcagtcttctgactgaacaactaaagtctggggaactcagtaccgccacaaaaGTATTAAAGAGTAATGTTGCACATGactttctgtcattgtgttacttatggatggaattacagtgaaaatacattattaacctttttgctggggaccccctcAATGACCCCTGGGGGTCCAAAAACCACCGATAggctacttttcttttttctttacccCCTTGAAGATTGAAATACAAAAGTAATGTACACTCTGAACTGTATTTTGAACAAATTTGAAATACTTTGAATACTTTAGGGTAGCTATTTCttaatacatcatttaaaaattaagtgtaatatctgaaaagtaactagtaaatATAGCTggcaaataaatgtagtggagtaaaaaggtACAATATTTCCTGCTGAAATAGATagaatctgtctgtctgtctgtctgtctgtctgtctgtctgtctgtctgtctgtctgtctgtttgtttgtttgtttatttatgtatcctAGCAGGAAATTTCACAGTCATAGTGGAGTTTAAGTATGAAGTAGCATAACATGCAAATACAAAAAGTAAAGTACAGGTATTTCCTGTAAAGGAGTGGAACGGCACAGTTGAGGATCAATTATGTTACTTCAATAGAGAAACTGATCATGAACTGACTCATATGTCTGTGAGCCAGCATAGCCGGCACGTATTTCCTTTGTATTGTGGTGGTTATGCtcagaaaaggatttcatgttGCAGCTGCAACAGCTGCTAAATATGGGTTGAGCGGTTGGTTGCAGAACAAGGAAAATTACCACTGTAATTTAGATTGCAGTGGATCCGGTATTTTGGTTGCGCAACGTCATAATATGTCATCATTTTACGTAGTACAGTATTAcgaaaatattttattgatgacagcagtggtggaaaataactaagtatatttacttaagtacaattttgaggtatttgtccttgagtatttctattttatgctgCTTCTGTAGTTTAactccattacatttcagagagaaatgtactttttactcaacATTTCAAACAATAGTAACCATggagattaagattttacatacaaaacacataatCGTATAATCATACATGAAGTAATGTAATCATACATTAGATAAATAGATTCAGCATAAGAAGTACTTTTGATGCTTTGAGTAAATTCTGCTGATAAAACTTCAAGTAACATTTTTAAGtcgggacttttacttttaatggagtattttttagaccatggtatttctacttttacttaaggtactttaggtacagtgtgtaggatttagtggtatctagtggtgagtacccctccgctcactcctccctttccaagact
This window contains:
- the ptges gene encoding prostaglandin E synthase, translating into MAIMIKNEVFSCFVFYGVLLVIKMYIIAIITGQVRLRKKAFANPEDSLRHGGLQFHREDLYVERCRRAHINDIENILPFLFLGAIYSMTGPSLAVARLHFLVFFMGRVLHSVAYLCALQAPTRSVAYVVAQIPSISMAVQILMAVAAYA